Proteins from a single region of Sphingopyxis sp. BSN-002:
- a CDS encoding alpha-E domain-containing protein: MLGKTAGSLYWMARYLERSENNARLIDAGFRIALTRSSTAKAEWRSVLVTAGQDYAFKQTHQDYNSQRVVDFMLRDPSNPSSILSVVKQARDNARTARTYLTREVWEAVNTSWMTLGALLKRQVREDDLPDVLAAIRQQSALVRGAFSGTMLRNDGYNFARVGTFLERADNTARILDVKYYLLLPSVAHIGSSIDNVQWETILRSVSAHRAYHWLYGTEISALKIAEFLILYKQMPRSLAFCCDQMNDNLGLLQRTYDEETEAVRMGSAICRERLSRPIQSIFDGGLHEFITDFLRANAALAQQIERDYRFVE, encoded by the coding sequence ATGCTGGGGAAAACGGCGGGCAGCCTCTACTGGATGGCGCGTTACCTCGAGCGCAGCGAGAATAATGCGCGACTGATCGATGCGGGGTTTCGTATCGCGCTGACGCGGTCGAGTACCGCGAAAGCCGAATGGCGCTCGGTCCTTGTGACCGCAGGGCAGGACTACGCCTTCAAGCAGACGCATCAGGACTATAATTCGCAGCGCGTCGTCGACTTCATGCTGCGCGATCCGTCGAACCCGTCGAGCATCCTCTCGGTCGTCAAACAGGCGCGCGACAATGCGCGGACTGCGCGAACCTATCTCACGCGCGAAGTATGGGAGGCGGTCAACACGAGCTGGATGACGCTTGGCGCACTGCTCAAGCGGCAGGTGCGCGAGGATGATCTGCCCGATGTACTCGCCGCGATCCGCCAGCAGAGCGCGCTCGTCCGCGGGGCCTTTTCCGGGACGATGTTGCGCAACGACGGCTATAATTTCGCGCGGGTCGGGACGTTTCTGGAGCGCGCCGACAACACCGCGCGCATCCTCGACGTCAAATATTATCTGTTGTTGCCGTCGGTGGCGCACATCGGCAGTTCGATCGACAATGTGCAGTGGGAAACCATTCTGCGCTCGGTGTCGGCGCACCGCGCCTATCACTGGCTGTACGGGACCGAGATCAGCGCGCTCAAGATTGCGGAGTTCCTGATCCTGTACAAACAGATGCCGCGCAGCTTGGCCTTCTGCTGCGATCAGATGAACGACAATCTCGGCCTGCTCCAGCGGACCTATGACGAGGAGACCGAGGCGGTCCGGATGGGCAGCGCGATCTGCCGCGAGCGGCTCTCGCGCCCGATCCAGTCGATCTTCGATGGCGGGCTGCACGAATTCATCACCGACTTCCTTCGCGCCAACGCCGCGCTCGCGCAGCAGATCGAGCGCGACTACCGCTTTGTGGAATAG
- a CDS encoding circularly permuted type 2 ATP-grasp protein, whose translation MTGQGSEVRSPYRDYHEWFDREDAARIQRKAQQAEAFFRTTGITFNVYGQDEADERLIPFDVVPRIISASEWRRLSRGIEQRVRALNAFLHDIYHRQEILRAGRVPTELISRNEAFLPMMMGMDPPGGVYTHISGIDIVRTGPNEFYVLEDNARTPSGVSYMLENRETMLQMFPELFAKISVREVSDYPLNLLKSLSACAPPACNGTPTVAVLTPGIHNSAYFEHSFLADQMGAELVEGHDLRVVDGRVAMRTTQGYTPIDVLYRRVDDDFLDPLNFRPESMLGVPGIWDVYRAGGITIANAPGTGIADDKALYSYMPDIIEFYTGEKALLPNVPTWRCSEPEHLKEVLDRLPELVVKEVHGSGGYGMLVGPAASKKEIAAFRDKLEANPRGYIAQPTLSLSTVPIFTKAGLAPRHVDLRPFVLMSPQGITITPGGLTRVAMTKGSLVVNSSQGGGTKDTWVLED comes from the coding sequence ATGACGGGGCAAGGCAGCGAAGTCCGCTCGCCCTATCGCGACTATCATGAATGGTTCGATCGCGAGGATGCGGCGCGCATCCAGCGCAAGGCGCAGCAGGCCGAAGCCTTTTTCCGCACGACCGGTATCACCTTCAACGTTTACGGGCAGGACGAGGCCGACGAGCGGCTGATCCCGTTCGACGTCGTTCCGCGCATCATCTCGGCGAGCGAATGGCGGCGCCTGTCGCGCGGGATCGAGCAACGCGTCCGGGCACTCAACGCCTTCCTCCATGACATCTATCACCGGCAGGAGATCCTTCGGGCCGGCCGCGTGCCGACCGAGCTCATCTCGCGCAACGAGGCCTTCCTGCCGATGATGATGGGAATGGACCCGCCGGGCGGCGTCTATACGCATATTAGCGGCATCGACATCGTCCGCACCGGCCCGAACGAATTCTATGTGCTGGAGGATAATGCGCGCACGCCGTCGGGCGTCTCCTATATGCTCGAGAACCGCGAGACGATGCTCCAGATGTTTCCGGAGCTGTTCGCGAAGATTTCGGTGCGCGAGGTCAGCGACTATCCGCTCAACCTGCTGAAGTCGCTTTCCGCCTGCGCGCCGCCCGCGTGCAACGGGACGCCGACGGTTGCCGTGCTGACGCCGGGTATCCACAACAGCGCCTATTTCGAGCACAGCTTCCTTGCCGACCAGATGGGCGCCGAACTGGTCGAGGGTCACGACCTGCGCGTCGTCGACGGGCGCGTCGCGATGCGGACGACGCAGGGCTATACGCCGATCGATGTCCTCTATCGCCGCGTCGACGACGACTTTCTCGATCCCCTGAATTTCCGGCCGGAATCGATGCTGGGCGTGCCCGGGATCTGGGATGTCTATCGCGCCGGCGGCATCACGATTGCCAACGCGCCGGGCACCGGTATCGCCGACGACAAGGCGCTCTACAGCTACATGCCCGACATCATCGAATTCTACACGGGCGAGAAAGCGTTGCTGCCGAACGTACCGACCTGGCGTTGTTCGGAGCCCGAACATCTGAAGGAAGTGCTCGACCGCCTGCCCGAACTGGTGGTGAAAGAGGTCCATGGGTCGGGGGGCTACGGGATGCTCGTGGGTCCCGCCGCCAGCAAGAAAGAGATCGCGGCTTTCAGGGACAAGCTGGAAGCAAACCCGCGCGGCTATATCGCGCAGCCTACGCTGTCGCTCTCGACGGTGCCGATCTTCACCAAGGCGGGTCTGGCGCCGCGGCACGTCGATCTGCGTCCCTTCGTTCTGATGTCGCCGCAGGGCATCACGATCACGCCGGGCGGGCTCACGCGCGTCGCGATGACCAAGGGGTCGCTGGTGGTGAATTCGAGTCAGGGCGGCGGCACCAAAGACACGTGGGTACTGGAAGACTGA